In Anticarsia gemmatalis isolate Benzon Research Colony breed Stoneville strain chromosome 5, ilAntGemm2 primary, whole genome shotgun sequence, the following are encoded in one genomic region:
- the LOC142972727 gene encoding uncharacterized protein LOC142972727 gives MNLFPRILNTTSPVFERFQFYLLLLFVAPSIYVFEMVVVFPQMVVLINAGPVKQFIHMCLGLLCFINVCGNMIMCVTTELNKPSAENSTYCDRCNVMWSSNSWHCKKCNICVLRRDHHCSYLARCIGLFNKRYYLLFLAHVTVSMLYAAYYNYHWIDSKFDDDYLMIVAVARLLNPLLRFLITEPLGERDMYLVYLGVNLAFAVWAGSLFHYHINQTLMGVTHYESRHFPEMRNSAKWKENLIEVFGVKWYWAIVWPFCSSPLPSCIKTE, from the coding sequence atgaatttatttcCAAGAATTTTAAATACTACAAGCCCTGTATTCGAGAGATTCCAATTTTATCTCTTGTTGTTATTTGTAGCTCCATCCATTTACGTGTTTGAAATGGTAGTAGTCTTTCCACAAATGGTTGTACTCATCAATGCTGGACCTGTGAAACAGTTTATTCATATGTGCTTAGGATTACTGTGCTTTATAAATGTCTGTGGGAATATGATCATGTGTGTCACTACAGAATTGAACAAGCCTTCAGCAGAGAATAGCACTTACTGTGACCGATGCAACGTGATGTGGTCATCAAACAGCTGGCATTGTAAGAAATGTAATATTTGCGTTTTGAGGCGAGACCACCACTGCTCGTACCTTGCGCGATGTATTGGACTCTTCAATAAGAGGTACTACCTCTTATTTCTTGCTCACGTCACTGTTTCCATGTTATACGCAGCCTACTACAACTATCACTGGATAGATTCAAAGTTTGATGATGATTATTTGATGATTGTTGCTGTAGCGAGATTGCTGAATCCGCTTCTAAGGTTCTTAATTACTGAACCTTTGGGTGAAAGGGATATGTATCTGGTGTACTTAGGGGTGAATTTAGCCTTTGCTGTGTGGGCAGGGAGCTTATTCCACTATCATATAAATCAGACTTTAATGGGTGTGACGCATTATGAAAGCAGACATTTTCCAGAGATGAGAAATAGTGCGAAGTGGAAGGAAAACTTGATTGAAGTTTTTGGTGTTAAATGGTATTGGGCTATTGTGTGGCCTTTTTGTTCTAGTCCTTTACCATCCTGTATAAAGACTGAATGA